A window of Longimicrobiaceae bacterium contains these coding sequences:
- a CDS encoding type IV secretory system conjugative DNA transfer family protein yields the protein MGAPQLSQTARSGTADAGRAFLLLTGLCLAFGSWCATQFVAYRLGFPRELGAPAFVLPADLHLAARAALSLCLGGAVLAAAIPAARRFSPALLLVAGVVFVLVRWPVYGPVHFLFWSHAHGARAEFADAFSGGRFVLGLGTFAAFVAVSSIRRHGRLRLPSGSFGTAKWGVGSRLAREPEGLELGRRLEDGAMLRYGGDGHLITVVPTGGGKGVSAVVPTLLHYPGSILVPDVKPELYAITARRRREMGHKVVCIDGWNEVGGTDGINPLDFIDPDSPDALDDAEMVADMCVAAAEQHSKERHWTEESLALITGIVLHVKTTAPPELQNLPQVRRLIMLPRGTPEEPGAFEELLAEMMENPLINNLISQRAAALTQKSGDERSGVISSAQQHTRFLDSPRVQKVLSRTTFDLGELKTGRMTVYVVIPARRLSRYARLFRLVLGSALTRISTIPGKPRHKILVIGEEFVQLGRLRPAEEAFRLLRGFGVQFWIFIQDFAAFEELYPKSWRSFLANAGVLQAFNVNDWYTAEELSKRAGETTVFVESESRSRGVSRGRTPNEQEGSGQTTSEKGRRLIFAHEVLTTDPDEELQLLFVQGSDPMLARRLMYYKDEAYRGQFDLNPHHLEVGA from the coding sequence ATGGGCGCGCCGCAGCTCTCGCAGACGGCCCGCTCCGGCACGGCCGACGCCGGGCGCGCCTTCCTGCTGTTGACGGGGTTGTGTCTCGCGTTCGGAAGCTGGTGCGCGACTCAGTTCGTGGCGTACCGCCTCGGCTTCCCGCGCGAGTTGGGTGCCCCGGCGTTCGTCCTGCCGGCCGACCTGCACCTGGCCGCGCGCGCGGCGCTGAGCCTGTGCCTGGGCGGGGCCGTTTTGGCGGCGGCGATCCCGGCGGCCCGAAGGTTCTCCCCTGCCCTGCTCCTCGTAGCGGGGGTGGTCTTCGTCCTCGTCCGCTGGCCCGTGTACGGGCCGGTGCATTTCCTCTTCTGGAGCCACGCCCACGGGGCCCGTGCGGAGTTCGCGGACGCGTTCTCCGGCGGCCGGTTCGTGCTGGGGCTCGGCACCTTCGCGGCCTTCGTCGCCGTCTCCTCGATCCGGAGGCACGGCCGGCTGCGCCTCCCGTCAGGCTCCTTCGGCACGGCGAAGTGGGGGGTGGGGTCCCGGCTGGCGCGGGAGCCGGAGGGGCTGGAGTTGGGGCGCCGCCTGGAAGACGGCGCGATGCTGCGCTACGGCGGAGACGGACACCTCATCACGGTCGTCCCCACCGGCGGCGGGAAGGGGGTTAGCGCGGTCGTCCCCACGCTCCTGCACTACCCCGGCTCCATCCTGGTGCCGGACGTGAAACCGGAGCTGTACGCCATCACGGCCCGCCGGCGGCGGGAGATGGGGCACAAGGTCGTCTGCATCGACGGCTGGAACGAGGTAGGCGGAACGGACGGGATCAACCCCCTCGACTTCATCGACCCGGACAGCCCGGACGCGCTGGACGACGCGGAAATGGTCGCGGACATGTGCGTGGCCGCCGCGGAGCAGCACTCGAAGGAGCGGCACTGGACGGAGGAATCGCTGGCCCTCATCACGGGGATCGTGCTGCACGTGAAGACCACGGCGCCGCCGGAGCTCCAGAACCTCCCCCAGGTGCGGCGGCTCATCATGCTCCCGCGCGGCACGCCGGAGGAGCCGGGAGCGTTCGAGGAGTTGCTGGCGGAGATGATGGAAAACCCGCTCATCAACAACCTGATCTCCCAGCGGGCGGCGGCGCTCACGCAGAAATCGGGGGACGAGCGCTCCGGCGTGATCTCCTCGGCCCAGCAGCACACGCGGTTCCTGGACTCGCCCCGCGTGCAGAAAGTGCTCTCGCGCACGACGTTCGACCTGGGCGAGCTGAAGACCGGGCGCATGACGGTCTACGTGGTGATCCCCGCCCGGCGGCTGTCCCGGTACGCCCGCCTCTTCCGGCTGGTGCTCGGGAGCGCCCTGACGCGGATCAGCACGATCCCGGGCAAGCCCCGGCACAAGATCCTGGTGATCGGAGAGGAGTTCGTCCAGCTCGGCCGCCTGCGCCCCGCGGAGGAGGCGTTCCGGCTGTTGCGGGGCTTCGGGGTGCAGTTCTGGATTTTCATCCAGGACTTCGCGGCCTTCGAGGAGCTGTACCCGAAGAGCTGGCGCAGCTTCCTCGCCAACGCGGGGGTGCTGCAAGCGTTCAACGTGAACGACTGGTACACGGCCGAGGAGCTGAGCAAGCGGGCGGGCGAGACGACGGTGTTCGTGGAGTCGGAGAGCCGTTCGCGGGGAGTGAGCCGGGGCCGGACACCCAACGAGCAGGAGGGGTCCGGCCAGACCACTTCGGAGAAGGGGCGGCGGCTTATCTTCGCACACGAGGTCCTGACGACGGATCCCGACGAGGAGTTGCAACTCCTATTCGTGCAGGGGAGCGACCCGATGCTGGCTCGCCGCCTCATGTACTACAAGGACGAGGCATACCGGGGGCAGTTCGACCTGAACCCGCACCACCTGGAGGTGGGCGCATGA